The stretch of DNA CGCAATTTTCCTGGCAGCAGCGACTCCGTTGGGAAGCCGTCGTTCTCGAATCTGGTCGGCAATCGGCTGGATCGCCGCTCTGCTCCTTGTCGCCGGAGTAGCGACGCAGGTCTTTTTCCAATCCTGCGACGAGGACGACAACGTCGAAAACCAGGTTGCCGTCTTCCGCGCCGGAACCGGCATCGAGGGCACCGATGAATACGCGGCTGCGGCCAGCGACAACAGCCTCATCGCCTCCGGCCTGCCCGATGGCTGCCTCGTTTCCGACGCAACCCAGGAGTTGGGCGACAGTGACTCAGGTACCACGCCTGTCTGGTATCCCGAGCAAGGCTCCTGCGATGACACGTTCACCGCCCAATTGTGGCAAAACGAGCATAAACTCCTTCAGATCGACAGCGATCATGACGGATTCGTCGTTCTACGCCTCAGCCGCTACCCCGCCTGGCTCATTACGGTCAACGGAAAGCCCCCAAAATCGCTCCCAAATCGCGAAGACGGCCTGATCGCAATTCCGGTCGTTGCCGGACCTTCCATGATCGACGTGCGCTGGAGCACGACAACCGATGTCAGTTCGGGCCGCTGGATCAGCCTCGCGTCTCTGGTTTTGCTGGCCGGCTTATGGATCGTCGAGCGTCGCAGGAAGGCGATTCGTTTATCATCAAGAGAATGTATGTAGACCTGAAGCTCGATGTGAAGTCGCTCATCCGGGAGGGCGCAGAACTCATCGATCAAACACTCGAATCGCTGATTCCGGCGGCGACAACCGTCCCCGCGTCAATTCATGGCGCCATGCGCCATTCTGTCTTCGCCGGCGGCAAGCGCCTGCGCCCCGTGCTCGCCATCCAGTCTGCGATTGCAGTAGCTGGAAGAGCGCCTGCCGGTATCGCCAATCTTGGCGCAGCCCTCGAAATGCTGCACACCTACTCGCTCATCCACGACGACCTGCCAGCGCTCGACAACGACGATCTCCGCCGCGGAAAGCCTACCTGCCACGTAGCCTTCGGCGAGGCTATCGCCATCCTGGCAGGCGATGCGCTACAAACGCAGGCCTACGAAGTCCTCGCGAAGCTGGAGTGTCCGGTCGCGGCGATTGTCGAGATCATTCGGCTCGTTGCACAGGCCACCGGCACGGTCGACGGCATGATCGGCGGTCAGGTGCTCGACCTCGAAGGCGAACACCAAAAACCGACCCCGGCCCTCGTCGAAGCGATCCATCGCGCCAAAACCGGGGCACTGATCCGCGTCAGCGTCGTCACCGGAGGCATTTTCGCAGGAGCCAGCGCCGAGCAGGCCGCCCGCCTCGACATCTTCGGCCGCAAAGCCGGCCTCGCTTTTCAGATCGTAGATGACGTGCTCGACGTCACGCAGGACTCCGAGCAACTCGGCAAGACCGCCGGAAAGGACCTGACCAGCGACAAAGCCACCTGGCCAGCGGTCTTCGGTCTGGAACAGAGCCTGAAGGACGCCGATCGCCTCATTACCGAGGCATTTGAAGCGTTGCAAAGCTTTGGACCCAATGCCGAGGGCTTGAAAGCAGTGGCCCGTTACCTGGTCGAGCGCAAGAACTGACAATGGCCGTTCGATTCGCACCGATGAAGTTGC from Acidicapsa acidisoli encodes:
- a CDS encoding polyprenyl synthetase family protein → MDRRASQEGDSFIIKRMYVDLKLDVKSLIREGAELIDQTLESLIPAATTVPASIHGAMRHSVFAGGKRLRPVLAIQSAIAVAGRAPAGIANLGAALEMLHTYSLIHDDLPALDNDDLRRGKPTCHVAFGEAIAILAGDALQTQAYEVLAKLECPVAAIVEIIRLVAQATGTVDGMIGGQVLDLEGEHQKPTPALVEAIHRAKTGALIRVSVVTGGIFAGASAEQAARLDIFGRKAGLAFQIVDDVLDVTQDSEQLGKTAGKDLTSDKATWPAVFGLEQSLKDADRLITEAFEALQSFGPNAEGLKAVARYLVERKN